Within the Methanobacterium sp. genome, the region CAATAAATAGACGTTGAACCAATGGGTTTCCAGAATAAATATATCTAAATGGTGGTGTTAGCATCTTAATATGAGCTACCCAAATTGAATTACAGGCAACATCTTGAACAGGGATTATATAATACCGGGATGCAGGGATTCCATTTTCACTTAAGGCTTTTGAAAGCATCATGACCCTTTCTCCGGCTGTAAAGGGATCCTTTAACGTATGACTTAGCTGAGCACTTCCAATACCTATTATTACTTCATCTACTTCTTTTAGAATGCTTTTTATCACCTGAAGATGTCCATTATGTACCGGCTGCATTCTACCAACAAGTAATCCCCTCAAATTAATCACCATTTAATCATTTGATCTTTTTGTTTTAATATCTTTGTTTAAAATTAATGAACTTTTATGTTAAAAAAATTAAGCAGATCTTATATAAAATTATTTAAAAAAAATGTTAATTACTTTATCCCATCAAAAAAGAAATAATAGTAAATTTAAAAATAATTATTCTGACATTATGCATTAAATTCTTTCATTTAAAATATGAAATTTATTTCATTTTTCCAATGGCTATACTTATGTCAATTGGTGAATTAAACTCCTTGTCAGGTACGTTTTCTAGAATGTCTAAAACATCATTATTAGCGTTATTGCTTTCTGCTTGCTTTAATAACTCCTGTTTACTTGCAGGAAATTTAATACCCTTAATATATTTTTCAACTTGTGCTGGACTTACTTTAACCATATTGATTCACCTCCATGTTTTGCAATCTCATGATGAGATAACTTCAATACATAAATACAGTAAATAACACTTAGATTAAGGATAAAATCATGAAAGGCTTTTTTCGGGCCTTAATGAGTAAATAATGAAAATTTTTCTATTTTATTTTTCATTTTTTGAATGTTAGGAGATAAATAATTTACTATCTTTTTAAGTAAAAGTATTAAAAACTTTGATTAATTCAAAAAATCAGGTTATATGAATAAGAAAAGGATAGAGAGGTATAAAATCCCTCAGATATATTAGGGCATTGAAAAAACAGAATAAAATATACATAATTTTTCATGTTCCCGCTTCTACTGAAAAATAATGAATATTAATAAATAAAAACAATTAATATTTTAAATTTATTCTTTAAATTGAAATCAAATTTTTTTGTCGAAAACCTTAATAAAATGAACTATAATAAATACACTTATTAAACTCAATTTTATTAAATAATGGTGATAATCAATGATAAAAGTGAAGAACTTATCAAAGACATTTAAAATGGAAAATGGAGAAGAAATTGAAGCTTTAAATGATATTAACCTTAATGTTAATGAGGGTGAAATTCTCGGGATAATAGGAATGAGTGGATCAGGGAAAACCACCCTATTAAGGATTCTTAGAGGTGTAGAACCATTTGATGAAGGCCAGATCATTATTGATGATATTGAAGTAAATGCAAATTCCACCGCTTACTACATTGCCAAATTAAAAAAGGCAACTGCAATTCACCTCCAGAGATCATTCGGTTTATGGGGTGAAACAGCTTTACAAAATGTAATAAGAAAATTATCAGGGGCAAAATATGGTGATGAATCAATTCAGGATTTCAATGATGCTAAAGATGAATTTGAAGAAGAAGCAATGGAAATACTGAAGATTGTTGGTCTTGAACATAAAGCCAACCATTTTGCACCGGTTTTAAGTGGTGGAGAAAAACAGAGATTGATAATGGGAAGACAGCTTGCAAAAAAACCCAAAGTTCTTTTACTGGATGAACCCGCTACAATGTCATGTCCAAAAACAAAACAGGAAATTCTGGACGCTATAAAAAACATAAACAAAGAGATGGGAGTCACTGTCATCATTGTTTCTCACCTTCCAGAAGTTCACCAGTATCTTGCTGACAGACTTGTTCTTATGGAAAAAGGTAGAATAATCGATGTAGGCACCCCAGATGACATAGTCCCTGAATTTACTAAAAATATGGAAGCTCCCGAACCTATAAGGGATAAATCAGATATTGGAAACTCTGTAATAGAAGTGAAGGAATTGTACAGGAAATTCTTCCTTTTAAAAGGTGGAAGTACTCTTCAAATTGAAGATATTAATTTTGACATTAAACGGGGAGAAATCGTATCATTAATAGGTCCAAGTGGTGCTGGAAAGACAGTTCTGCTTCGTATGATTGCAGGTCTCGATGCTCCAGATTCAGGGAATGTTTTATTCAAACTGAATGGTGATTGGATTGATATGCAGGATCTGGGAATTCCCAGAATGAAAGTAAGACGAAAGATGGGTTTTATGCACCAGGAATTTTCTCTCACACACTATGCAACCATTAAAGATCAGATAGCAGCAAGACTTGGAGTTAAAGGCGAATATGTAATGGCAGAGGCGAAAAAGAAAGCCCAAGAGCTTGGGATAAGTGATAAAATTCTCGATGTTCTCTATCAGCTAACTGATCTTCCTGAAACAGAAGCTAAAATCAGATTAGAAAAAATAGGTCTTTCATCAGATATTCTAAATGTTTTATTCCCAAGTTTCCCTGATACAGAAGTCAAAAAATATGCAGAACCAGTATTTGAAGCTTTAGATTTGCCTATGGAAATTTTAGATAGAAAATCATATGAACTGTCAGGTGGACAGAAGGTAAGGGCTACGTTAGCACTGGTTTTAACATCAAACCCCGAAATCCTGATTTTAGACGAGCCTTTTGGAGATCTTGACCCTATCACTTTAAGAACAGTTTCGAATTCCCTCAAGAGGATAAATAAGAAATTTAACACCACCATTGTTATGGTAAGTCATCACGTAGATTTCATCCGAGAAGTTACAACAAGAGCTATAATGATTGACGATGGAAAGCTTGTTAACGAAGGAGATCCTCTAAAACTATGCGATGAATTCATCCAAAATTGTAAGGCTGAGTATATGACAGGCAAATAACTTGGTTATTTGTTGTAATGATATTTAGCCCTTTTCAAAAAAATTAAATCTTTTGATTTAGATAAATAATATAAAAGAAAAATGGTTTTAATAAAATTTCTTTATAAAATAAAGCTAAAGGATGATTAGATGAGTTTTACCGAAATTAGCATAGAAAATGCTTACAGAATACTGACACCACGACCAACCATTATTGTAACAACCATAAACAAAAAGGGGGAGGTAAATGCTGCCCCATTTTCTTTTACAATGCCTGTTTCAATGAATCCTCCATTAATTTCATTTGCGTCAGTCCCAACTCACGATACCTATAAAAACATCAGGGAAACTGAAGAATTCGTTGTGAATATTCCCAATGAAGATATTTTAGGACAATTATGGATTACTGGAAAAAAATTTCCCTATGGTGTAAATGAGATTGAAAAAGCCAATCTCACTCAAACAGATTCAATAAAAGTAACTCCTCCTAAAATAGAAGAGTGCATAGCGGCCATTGAATGCAGAGTTCGGTGGATCAAAAATGCAGGAGATCACGATATAATTGTTGGAGAAGTTCTGCATGCAGAAATTAAAGAAAATATATTAAAAGAGGGTCTTTTAGATGTAGAAAAGGTTAAACCAGTTTTACATGTTGGCGGAGTGAATTTTGTGGTTGGAGATCATCTTAAAAAAGTGGAGGAATGAATGATGTTTAAAACTATAATGGTTCCCACAGATGGTTCTGAGTTTGCTAAAAGGGCTGAAGATATTGCAATCTCAATGGCCAGTAAATACGATGCAAGGATTGTTGGAGTTTATGTTATTGATGAAAAGCTTATTTATCCCTATGATGTTCTTGAAGATGAAGGAAAGGAAATATTAAAAAATCTGAATAAAAAGGCCAAAAAAGAGGGCGTGATTGTTGATGAAATCCTTGTTTTTGGCGATCCAGCTAAGGATTTAATTACAATATCAAGAAGAATGAATGCGGATATTGTAGTGGTTGGTACTCATGGAAAAAAAGGTCTTGAAAAGCTTTTCATGGGTAGTGTAGCTGAAAATATTATTAAATCTGTTGATGCACCTGTATTGCTTGTAAAATAAACCATTTTGATGAAAACATTTATATTAAACATGTATCAATTTTAGATATATCAAATTATGATATATTAAATAATTTTGGAGAAACCTTATATGATGCGTATATTAAATGGGATAAAAGCTTATTTATTAGATTGGAAAAATTGGGCTGTACACAGCGTAGTTGGAGTTATACTTCTTTTATTTTTATTATTTGCTCCACTGGATCCCTATGTACGAATCGCTGTTTTGGGATGTGTGGTGGTTTTCAATATTTTAAGAATGAAATTTTTAGATAAATCAAAATAAAAGAGTTGATGAAGATTTATGAGGTTATGAGACCTGCAAAAAATCAAAGATTTTTGTGACACATAATCTCAAATAATTAAAGTGAAAAATATGAGATTATGGAGTCTTCACCCAAAATACCTTGATGTTAAAGGGTTATGTGGCCTCTGGAGAGAGGGAATAATGGCCAGAAATGCACTTTTAGGTATTAGAGAGGGTTACAGGAACCATCCTCAACTTGAAAGATTTAAAAAACAGGAAGATCCCATTGTTTCCATTGATACATATCTGCTTCATGTTTATGAAGAATCAAAAAGAAGGAACTATAATTTCAACAGGGACAGAATAGGGAATAAATTCCAGGATTATAAAATAGATGTTACAGAAGGTCAGATTAATTACGAAATAAAACATCTAAAGAGAAAATTAAAAAAAAGGGATTTGGAAAGTTACAATAAATTAAAAAAAATTAAATGTCCAGAATTAAATCCAATATTTAAGCCTGTCAAAGGTAAAATAGAATCATGGGAACGACCTTACTAATTATAATATTCTTATTTTTTGATAAATCTATTTTTTTGATGTTTTTTGGGAGTATTTTCCCTGTATTGGCTATTTTGTTAAAACATATAAATTCTGCAAAGTATATTAATATTAAAAAATAAAGATAATTTAATAAATCCATATTCTGAACCATGAAATATAAATAATTGACATAGAGGTGGATTTTATGGCTAAACAATATTACTGTGGTGTTTGTGGATATATCTATGACCCTGAAAAGGGCGAGCCTCGGAAAAATATAGCTCCTGGAACTCCATTTGAAGATTTAGATCCCTACTGGCGATGTCCAAGCTGTGGGGCTGGTAAAATCAGGTTTCGGGTTAAGGATAGGTAAATAAGAAATAAATTTATAGTAAGAAAAATATTAATAAAACTGAGGAAAAATGTTTTCCTCAAATAAAAAACTGTAACTGATTAGACATTATTAAGATTGAAGGAAATGTAAAACATGCAAATATACGATTTGTTGTTCAAATCAAAGATTTTGATAACATTTCCGAACCCAAAAAATAGAAAACCTTTCAGGTTTTCGAACCTTTGAAAATCAAAGCTGCAAAAAAACAAGTTTTTCGCGACCCTAAAATCATAGATTTTTAGGGATTTTCATGGCCCGAACACTACGTGTTTGACGGCCACAGATTTGAAAAAAAAAATTTGAGGTTAAGAATATGGAAAAATACAAATGTAGGGTTTGTGGATACATATACGACCCTGAAAAAGGTGAACCAAGAAAAAATACCGATCCAGGGACAGATTTTAAGGATTTACCGAATCTTTGGCGCTGCCCTATATGTGGTGCAGGAAAAATTAAGTTCGATAAGCTTAAATAAAGACTGTAAAAGTTTAAGAGATTGAGAAGAACCTTTCATGTTTTTGAACAACATAAAATAGAAAATTTTTGAGGTTGAAGAAAAATGCAAAGCATTTTTCGAACAACAAAAAACAAAGTTTTTTGAGGTAATTAAAATGCAAAAATACAGATGTATAGCATGTGGATATATATATGACCCTGAAGAGGGCGATTCTATTTCTGGAATAGAGCCTGGAACTCCATTTGAAGATTTACCTGATGACTGGCTCTGCCCAATGTGCGGAGTTGGAAAAGACATGTTTGAACCAGTTGATTAAAAATGTCATCTAGAATGATAAAATCAGAAATTTATTTTACAGGAGTAATAGACTGGGACAGAAAATTGTTCGATGAAATCATCCCTCTTCCAGAGGGAACAAGTTATAATTCATATTTAATACAGGGAAGCGAAAAAACGGCCCTGATTGACACGGCTGATCCATCTAAAAAAGCAGAATTCTTAAGCAATGTTAAGCAAACAGGCCTAAACATTGATTATGTCATTTCACACCACGCAGAACAGGATCATTCAGGATTAATACCAGATATTCTTGATCTTTATCCTGAAGCAAAGGTAATAACAAACCCTAAATGTAGGGAACTCTTAATAGAACTTCTTTTAATTGATGAAGACAAATTCCACACAGTGGATGATGGGGAAACCCTATCTCTCGGCGATAAAACTCTGAAATTCTTTTACACTCCTTGGGTCCACTGGCCAGAGACAATGGTCAGCTACCTTGAAGAAGATAAAATATTATTTTCCTGTGATTTCTTCGGCTCTCACCTTGCAACAAGTGAACTTTACGCAGATGATAAACCATTAGTATACAGAGCTGCAAAACGGTATTATGCAGAAATCATGATGCCTTTCAGGCCATTTATCCAGAAAAACATTGAAAAATTAAATGATCTTCAAATAGAGATTATTGCACCCAGTCATGGCCCTTTATATAAAGATCCACAGTTTATTTTAGATGCGTATAAAGACTGGGTGTCTGATGAAACCAAAAATGAAGTAATCGTTTCTTATGTATCAATGCATGGAAGCACTAAGGAATTGGCCGATTATTTGGTAAATGGTCTGATTGACAATGGAATAATTGTTAAACCATTTAATTTAACAACTGCAGATATTGGAGAATTAGCTCTGGCACTTGTTGATGCTTCAACGCTGGTACTTGCCACTCCTACAGTTCTTACAGGTCCGCATCCAAGTGCAGTGTATGCAGCATATCTTGTAAATGCATTGAGGCCAAAAATCAAGTTTGTATCAATTATAGGTTCATTTGGATGGGGCGGAAGGACAGTTGACTTACTCAAAGGACTTTTAATCAATTTAAAGGCCGAAATCATTGAACCAGTTATTATTAAAGGATTTCCCAAGGAAGATGATTTTCAAAAAATTGATGATTTAATCCAGAAGATAGTAATGAAACATAAAGAGAAGAATTTAATGAATTAAAAGTGATTAGGTGGTAGTATGATTAAAAAACGAGTTTTAGATGCCTTAAATTCCCAATTAAATGCAGAACTTTATTCTGCATACCTCTATCTTTCAATGGAGGCATATTTTGAATCAATAGATTTAAGTGGGTTTGCAAACTGGATGAGAGCACAGGCCCAGGAAGAATTAACCCATGCAATGAAATTTTATGACTATATTGTCCAAAGGGGTGAGAGAGTAGATTTAACTTCAATAGATGAACCTCAAAAGGAATGGGATTCTCCTCTTGCAGTGTTTGAACACGTTTATGAGCATGAAAAGAAAGTTACAGGACTAATAAATGATTTAGTTGATATTTCTGTAGCTGAAAGCGACCATGCAACTACTAATTTCCTCCAGTGGTATGTTGCAGAACAGGTTGAAGAGGAAGAATCTGCAAGCGGTGTACTTCAAAGAGTAAAACTTACCGCAGATTCTCCGGGCGGGTTATTCATGCTTGACACAGAGCTCGGTCAAAGGGTATTTAACCCTCCTGCACAGGAAGAATAACAACTTTCTTATTTTTTATTATTGCTAACTGAACTTATTCAAATATTCTGATTAGTAATAACTCTGAACCCAAAATAAATTGAATAACCTGATTTAATTTACTTAAAGTACTTTTTATAGCTTATTTTATTAAGATATTAAAAAATGAATTAAATTTTTACTTTATGCCATTAATAAAAGCGAAATTATTATTTAATATTAAAAATAATATATTAATAGAATAATGTCCTTTTTAACGGGGGTCTAATATGGGAAGTAAAATAAAAATCTATGAAGTTAGAAAAACTAAAAAAAAAGATAGTGGAAGAATGCCCTTAATAGGGGACGAATTTCCTAAGATTAAAAATGTAAAAACTACTCATGGCATAATTAATTTACCTAAAGAATTTAAAGGTAAATGGTTTGTTCTATTCAGTCATCCAGGTGATTTTACACCGGTCTGTACAACAGAATTTGTTGAATTTCAAAGAAATTTCATTAAATTCAAATTGTTAGGCTGTGAATTAATAGGATTAAGCGTCGATCAGGTATTTTCACATATAAAATGGGTAGAATGGATAAAAGAAAATTTAGGTGTTAGAATTGAATTCCCTATAATAGCAGATAATGGAGAAATTGCTGAAAAATTAGGTCTTATCCATCCAGCAAAAGGGACAAATACTGTAAGAGCAGTCTTTATTGTAGATCCAGAAGGAATAATAAGGACAATTATATATTATCCTCAAGAACTTGGAAGAAACATTGATGAAATATTAAGGGCAATTGAAGGCCTGAAAGTTGCAGACAATGAAGGGGTTGCTATGCCTGCAAACTGGCCGGCAAACAGGCTTCTGGGAAGCAATGTAATTATTCCACCAGCTCAAGATATGGAATCAATTACAGAAAGAAGGAAAAAAGTAGGGGAAGGAGAATATATGTGTATGGACTGGTGGTTATGCCACAAACCTTGGTATAAGAAATACAGAACATCAAGGTGGAAAGAAATTTAAAGATCTTAATTTGTCTTGAATTTAAAAACATGGAGGATTTGATATGGGAAAAAAATTTTATGAACTACCTGAACTACCATATGACTATGATGCATTGGAGCCGCATATTTCAAAAGAACAATTGACAATACATCATGATAAACATCACCAGGCTTATGTAGATGCTGCAAATGCCATTATAAAACTTTTCGATGAGTCAAGAGAGAAAGGGGAAGACTTTGATGTTAAGGCCAAGTTAAAAGAATTATCATTTAATGTAGGGGGACACCAGTTACACAAACTATTCTGGGAAAA harbors:
- a CDS encoding rubredoxin produces the protein MEKYKCRVCGYIYDPEKGEPRKNTDPGTDFKDLPNLWRCPICGAGKIKFDKLK
- a CDS encoding DUF2795 domain-containing protein — translated: MVKVSPAQVEKYIKGIKFPASKQELLKQAESNNANNDVLDILENVPDKEFNSPIDISIAIGKMK
- a CDS encoding pyrimidine dimer DNA glycosylase/endonuclease V, whose protein sequence is MRLWSLHPKYLDVKGLCGLWREGIMARNALLGIREGYRNHPQLERFKKQEDPIVSIDTYLLHVYEESKRRNYNFNRDRIGNKFQDYKIDVTEGQINYEIKHLKRKLKKRDLESYNKLKKIKCPELNPIFKPVKGKIESWERPY
- a CDS encoding universal stress protein — encoded protein: MMFKTIMVPTDGSEFAKRAEDIAISMASKYDARIVGVYVIDEKLIYPYDVLEDEGKEILKNLNKKAKKEGVIVDEILVFGDPAKDLITISRRMNADIVVVGTHGKKGLEKLFMGSVAENIIKSVDAPVLLVK
- a CDS encoding ABC transporter ATP-binding protein — its product is MIKVKNLSKTFKMENGEEIEALNDINLNVNEGEILGIIGMSGSGKTTLLRILRGVEPFDEGQIIIDDIEVNANSTAYYIAKLKKATAIHLQRSFGLWGETALQNVIRKLSGAKYGDESIQDFNDAKDEFEEEAMEILKIVGLEHKANHFAPVLSGGEKQRLIMGRQLAKKPKVLLLDEPATMSCPKTKQEILDAIKNINKEMGVTVIIVSHLPEVHQYLADRLVLMEKGRIIDVGTPDDIVPEFTKNMEAPEPIRDKSDIGNSVIEVKELYRKFFLLKGGSTLQIEDINFDIKRGEIVSLIGPSGAGKTVLLRMIAGLDAPDSGNVLFKLNGDWIDMQDLGIPRMKVRRKMGFMHQEFSLTHYATIKDQIAARLGVKGEYVMAEAKKKAQELGISDKILDVLYQLTDLPETEAKIRLEKIGLSSDILNVLFPSFPDTEVKKYAEPVFEALDLPMEILDRKSYELSGGQKVRATLALVLTSNPEILILDEPFGDLDPITLRTVSNSLKRINKKFNTTIVMVSHHVDFIREVTTRAIMIDDGKLVNEGDPLKLCDEFIQNCKAEYMTGK
- a CDS encoding rubredoxin, with protein sequence MQKYRCIACGYIYDPEEGDSISGIEPGTPFEDLPDDWLCPMCGVGKDMFEPVD
- a CDS encoding ferritin; protein product: MIKKRVLDALNSQLNAELYSAYLYLSMEAYFESIDLSGFANWMRAQAQEELTHAMKFYDYIVQRGERVDLTSIDEPQKEWDSPLAVFEHVYEHEKKVTGLINDLVDISVAESDHATTNFLQWYVAEQVEEEESASGVLQRVKLTADSPGGLFMLDTELGQRVFNPPAQEE
- a CDS encoding peroxiredoxin, encoding MGSKIKIYEVRKTKKKDSGRMPLIGDEFPKIKNVKTTHGIINLPKEFKGKWFVLFSHPGDFTPVCTTEFVEFQRNFIKFKLLGCELIGLSVDQVFSHIKWVEWIKENLGVRIEFPIIADNGEIAEKLGLIHPAKGTNTVRAVFIVDPEGIIRTIIYYPQELGRNIDEILRAIEGLKVADNEGVAMPANWPANRLLGSNVIIPPAQDMESITERRKKVGEGEYMCMDWWLCHKPWYKKYRTSRWKEI
- a CDS encoding flavin reductase family protein; amino-acid sequence: MSFTEISIENAYRILTPRPTIIVTTINKKGEVNAAPFSFTMPVSMNPPLISFASVPTHDTYKNIRETEEFVVNIPNEDILGQLWITGKKFPYGVNEIEKANLTQTDSIKVTPPKIEECIAAIECRVRWIKNAGDHDIIVGEVLHAEIKENILKEGLLDVEKVKPVLHVGGVNFVVGDHLKKVEE
- a CDS encoding rubredoxin → MAKQYYCGVCGYIYDPEKGEPRKNIAPGTPFEDLDPYWRCPSCGAGKIRFRVKDR
- a CDS encoding FprA family A-type flavoprotein; amino-acid sequence: MSSRMIKSEIYFTGVIDWDRKLFDEIIPLPEGTSYNSYLIQGSEKTALIDTADPSKKAEFLSNVKQTGLNIDYVISHHAEQDHSGLIPDILDLYPEAKVITNPKCRELLIELLLIDEDKFHTVDDGETLSLGDKTLKFFYTPWVHWPETMVSYLEEDKILFSCDFFGSHLATSELYADDKPLVYRAAKRYYAEIMMPFRPFIQKNIEKLNDLQIEIIAPSHGPLYKDPQFILDAYKDWVSDETKNEVIVSYVSMHGSTKELADYLVNGLIDNGIIVKPFNLTTADIGELALALVDASTLVLATPTVLTGPHPSAVYAAYLVNALRPKIKFVSIIGSFGWGGRTVDLLKGLLINLKAEIIEPVIIKGFPKEDDFQKIDDLIQKIVMKHKEKNLMN
- a CDS encoding nicotinamide-nucleotide adenylyltransferase, coding for MINLRGLLVGRMQPVHNGHLQVIKSILKEVDEVIIGIGSAQLSHTLKDPFTAGERVMMLSKALSENGIPASRYYIIPVQDVACNSIWVAHIKMLTPPFRYIYSGNPLVQRLFIEAGYEVTEPPLFNREIYSGTEVRRRILEEEDWESLVPDSVKDVITEIEGVSRIKHLSKKETSEINFDNNTFNQR